In the Enterococcus rotai genome, GATCATAGCTAGTAATATAGTGAGAAATACGATAGCCTTTCCTTTCCACATAATTCTGAATGGAATGCTCCACTACTTGCTGGTTTAAGTCAGGAAACATCGACACTGGCAGCTTAGAAATCTCTAGCTGCTCAATTTTATAGTTTACGATCCGTATCCGCTCAAAGGTCCAAATCTCTTCCAGTTCGTTAACTTGAAAAATCTTTTGTTCTTCTAAAGTAGCGGGTGCTTTTTTCAAGTCAATCATTTTTGATCCGATTCGATCATAGGGTGTTCTGGTCAGTGAATTAAAAATCAACGGATTATTTCGCCATTTTTCATGAACGAAAATTCCAGAGCCTTGAATCACTCTGACGATGCCGATTTCTTCCAAGTTTTTTACAGCTTGTTGAATCGTAAAACGTGAGACACCATAAATTTCTGCAAGCTTTCTTTGATTGGGTAACTTGCCCTCTTTAAATTCTTCTTGATAGATTTTACTCAGCAAATCCTGAACAATGAATTCCCGTTTTTTCATGAGTCTCTCCTTCGCTCGATTATTCTCTCTTAACTATACCTTTATTTTCTTAAGAAGTTAATGGATAAATTGAGTTTCTTATAAAAGACGTTTTTTGGGAAAAGCATATTTAAGAAAGAAGAAAAATCATGAATTTTTCCAAGTAATTTTTCTCCACCTTCAATGGTATTCGGAAAAGAAAATCCTTTAAGAACAACCTTTCCTTCATCATTCATGATTGAAGCAACATGGGAACGTTTCCCAATATCAATTCCAATGTAGAACATAATTATACCGCCTTCATAAGGATTTGGATTGAAATCCACTCAACTGAAAAGCGTTACTACCTTGTTCTAGATACGGAGTAAAGCCAGAAGGCTTTCAACATCTAACTCATTCGTAAACAGCTAAACAGAGAGAGGTGTCAGTCTTTCGATGACGAGCTCATAGACTCAAGGAGAAAACGACATAGCCTCTCAATCCAGTAATTATATTATCTCAAATTTATTGAGTTAATACCTAATGAAAAATAACAATGGTTCATAAGGTTATCCACTAAAATCGGAAGATTAAAACCTTAAATATAATATACAAGGAGCATTGGACAGACGTATTTACTTCTGCTCCCGCCATTTATCCGGATTTCAGGTGTCTAGGATATGACTCGCAGAGTTATGTCTCAGACACTTCTATTCTATATAATTGTAACTTTCGATAGCCTACTAGCTTGATTCTTGTGTCCGTATTTTATTTGATTGATACTTTTAAATTTTGATAGTGTTTAAACTAAATTAATTAATACGATCAAACACAAAGTATATCCATAATGTACGTTAACAATTTTCTATTTTGTTATCAAAGTAAATTCATAGTATTTAACACTAAAAAAATCATAGGTATAGATATTTTATACACCCTAAACTATAATAAGTAGTATTGACTTTACAAAGGAGTTTTTATATGTACAAATTTCATTATAATAAACCTCTTATTACTAATGATAGTAGATTATTTGCCAGTCTAATGGCGTTCTCTGGTGGAGCTATTGATGTATATTCTCATACCTACTTCCACGGCTTAGTAGCAACTCAAACAGGAAATATCGTATTATTGGCATCAAATGCATCTCAAAAAGAATGGTATCTATCAGTCCCAAAAATTCTTTCTATCTTTACATTTACAATTGGTTTTTTAATGTGTATTTGGATTAAACAAAGTAATTTGAGTGTTTACTGGCGGAGTTTCACAATGCTACCTGTTATAGTGACTAGTTCTCTAGTACCATTCTTCTCAGAACAATTTGATTTGATCAAAATAGGATTTTTAGCTTTTGGATCCGGATTAATTATGTTAACTTTCACTGGAAGTAAAATTGAAGATAACTCTTACACAATAATGATGACATCAGGAAATTATCGTAAAATGCTTAATGAGTGGTACTTATATATTACGTCAAAAGGTAAAGCTCTCAAAGCTAGACGCAATGCAGAAAATTATACAATTGTGGTCTTAGCGTTTCTAGTTGGAGCCTTCTTATTAGCATTTATTAATATTTTTCTAGGAAAGTATTCTATCTTTTTGCCTGCATTTACATTTTTGTTTTCTTTTTTTATTGAAATTTTTCATGCCAAAAATATTTCAGATGTATGATAGAATGATTGTCTTATTGTAGTTCGCTAAAAACGAACTTTTTAATCAAAAAAGCCAGAGACTAAATCATTTAGATTCTTAGTAATCGAAAATTATATCAGCAAGCCTTCTCAATTAACTCTGGACTCTATTGAGATGGTAATATCTGAAGAATATCTTCTTCGTTCTTTCAATAGTAGACAATATTAGTAACAGATTGCTGTTCCTTAACTACTAATAGAAAAATTAGGTCCGAAGATTTCTGAAGATTATACCATAATTGAGATAGGAGCAAAGACGTTATGACGATCTAGATAAAATTAACTTATAAAGCAATAATTAATAAACTCAATATTTTTTAGTTTGCATTAGCATTGATACTTTAACTTACACATGAAATTTAGGAATAGTTCGTTGTGATAAAGCTTGACTCAATTACAAAAAAATAACCTCTCCTAATTCTCTAGTCATTTTCTGCTCGCTTTTATGGTTACTTTCTGATTTATACAATATGAAATATCAATCCAATTTTTTGTTGAAGGAATATCTTCCACCACAAGAAAATTTTGAGGATCAACGTTTTTGAGTGTGTAATTAGAAATACACAAATCACAGGTAATTTCACACTGATGAACATTTGAGAGCTTCACTTTCCTTGCACAATGAACATCAACTCTGTCCGGAAATTTATTATTCAATAAATAGGCTAAAAAAATTTCATGTTCTTCTCCTAAATCGCTATACACTACCACTACTAATTTGGAATACTTTTTATCTAATTGCTTATAAAGTTCATTCCAATGAAAAAAAGTTTCATGTACTAACTCTTCATAATAATCAGAATACCAAGGGAACTGAGTCTGCTTTTCAAGTGAAATTAATATATCCTTAACTTCTTGAGTATATACAGGATAATTTTTTCTTATAGAAACACAGGATTGTGCAAAACGATTATGTATAATGTACTCTTGAAACGGATAAATCCTATGTCTGACATAAATGAATTGAATCCAATTGCTAAGTGCTACTCTGTTTTTTTCAGCAATTCTTATATTTAAAGAGGAACAAAGCAGTTCTATATATTTATTGCTCAAGGTTTCAATAGTACTTTTTTCTTCATAGTCTACCAAAATGTAATTCCACCAAAATATGGATTGACAAAACTTTTCGTAATTAATTTTTGGGTATTTAGAATGTAAGATTTCTTTAATCTTTTCAAAAATAATTCTATTTTTGTCGCTCGTTTTCTCAAAGTTGTGATTAACAGAGAATGTGAATCCTTGTTCTTCACGTATAATAGAAATCGCCATTGAGTACATCAAAAATTTTATTGAATCAAGAGTAACCTTAAATGGAAATATTTTTATTGCATCATTAGTAAGTTCATAAATAAAATACTTATTAATAGGAAATGGCCACTCGCTTTCTTCATACGCTTCACAAAAATATAGTATTAGAAATAAACGAATTTGTAATTCATTTTCTCCAACCAAGACATACTTATCCTGATTGTGAGTGATATCCATATTTCGATCACTTAAGACAAGATTTAATTTTTTATAACTTCTATATAAACTTGATTCACTAATATACAATCGTTTTGTGTGAAAAGATGTATCTCTATTTGGATAAAAGAAAAACGATTCAAGCAATGATAGATCACTAGAATTCTTCATCATTTTTTTATACAGTTCGCTAACAGAATGATTTTTATGCATATAGATACGGATACCAAGTTTCTTTGAGATCTCTATAACAACATAGTCTAGCCATTCGTTCTCAAAATAGTCACAGTCTGATAATAATGTTTGTTGCGAACAGTTTAGACGTTTTGTCAACTCTTTTATGGGTACCCATTGATTTGAATGAATTAAAATATCTAATAACCTAACTCTCCTAATCATCGTATTTTGGATGAGACGTTCCATCTTAATTCCCCCTTCTATGAATGAAAAATAATCCAGACTTTAAACACCTTAATAATACGATAATAGCAAACAAAAACATAGTAATTAGCATGATATATGGATATAAATATATACAAAAAACACACTTAAAGTGTGTTTTATATTCTTAGATTACTATTTCGATGCAAGCACCATTAAATTCTCAGTATCCGAAATACAGGTCTGCAAAGTTATTCGTTCTCCACCTGTTGGTCCAATAGTTTGATCCCAGTAATCTACGCCTGTAGATAAATCTTTACCAAAATCATCTAGATGTAAAATATTATTCACATAATAATTGGTTGTTTTTCCATTGGTGTCATTTACACTAATCGTTTGTCCTAAACCTACATTAAATAAAACAGAAAATATTCCAGGATTATGACCGATGAAGTGTGTATTTAGACCATCATCTCCTGATTGTATTGGTATGCCCCCCCATGTTGATGCACTACCACTAGGATCGCTGTCAATCACTGATTGCCCTGAACCCTGCCCTCCATTTTGATAAGGAATTGTTATACCATTGATTACTAATATATTCGGTTGATTTTCATGAGAATCCTTTTCTATCAAAGGTATTCTCGTAACTGCTCCATTGGCTTGCGTTGCTATTTCAGAACTTTGTTGTTGATCCCTCACTTCAGCAAGGTTTGACTCCTCACTATTTTGACTCTCTGATACCACTTGCAGGTTAGATGCGACGGGAGTAGCATTTGGATCAGCTATAACACTAACTTCTCTAATTTTTGACGTTTGATTATTACTGAAATCTGATACAGTATATTCTACTTTGTATGTTCCTTCATTTGACGTGTCTACTATTCCAGAAACCTCGATTTTGCTACTAAGATCGCCATCTACATTATCTTTTGCACTAACTTCTGTTAAAGGATCAAATTCTTCTCCAGTATATATAGTAGAATTAGTTGTAGTAATTATAGGATTGTCTTTATCTATAATTGTCAAAAAAACATTTCCTTGAGAAATTTCATCATTTTTCTTAAAGGTGACCATTACATTTGTTGACCCGATTTTTTTAGAATCAAAATTTATTACCTCTACTTCTAATTCCTCCATCTGCTTTTCTGTGATATCAAATATCTCTTCAATTGAAAATCTTTCACCATATTCGATTGTTTGATATTTCGTTCCAAACGGCAAATCCGATTTTATAACGTCATTTTTTTTATTTTCGGCAAAATTTTCTGTTTGATCAGATATGATAAACAGTATCATAGTTACAGTTAAAACAAAAATGGTATACACCAAAATGGAACCTTTCAAAACAATATTTTTCATAGTATCAACTCTTTCTTTTTGAATTGATAATTATGATAATCCTTATTGTTTAAATATTCTATTTATTTGTTTGGTAAATAGTATAAAAGTAAAGAAAAACTCATATACATCAATGTATTTCAATTATTTATAATTTATTATTATTTTTGAAATTGGTATACTCAACTATTGGTTTTACTTCAACTAAATAATTTATTTCCCAATTATCATAATTTTTTTCAAATTAAAGGATTTTAGATTAGACTCATCTGTATTTAAATCAAAAAATTCTTGTAAACACAGGGAAAAAGCATTACTGTTAGTTTATACAGAAATGAACTATGCATAAAGGAGACATTATGAATAAAAAAATGATATTCCAATTGATTGTTAATAGTTTATGCTTGCTATTACTTATAATTTTGGGTTTAAAAAACAGTTCATTAATAGTATTAACTATTATTTTAACGAGTATAATTATACTGAATAGTCTTTTCATATTAAAAAATTTATTTTCACGAAAAGTATGATCATAGAAGAAATGACGGACTGATGTTATTATACTATTTCTTCCCTAAAAATATAGGATTGAGCCAACATAATGATCCATTTAACCAGCCAAAAATGGAACTCTACTCTCAACTTTAGAATCTTTATTTTCCTCGTTGATCAACTTGGTTTGGTCTTTTGGAATGGTAAACTCATTTATCCTCTTGACTAAAAAGTCATTGTACCGGCATTGACTTTTTTCTGTGCAACAGTACTATTCTCTACCAATTTCCCCAAAAGATATTGACAGCGCTTTCTTTATAGTGTATATTTGCTTTGTTAAATGGATAGTGATTATTAAGTTAAGCTAAACCTAAACAATGCCCGTATTGGCTCTTGTTTAGGTTTTTTTCTATTCTCAATCTCTTTCATCACGTGAAAAGGAGGTCGGCTATTTTGGAAATTCTAAAAATTTTAAATAATAATGTCGTCATTGTTTTAAATGAAGAAAATGAAGAAGTGATTCTTATGGGGAATGGTTTAGGCTTCCAGATGAAAGCAGGTTTGGAAGTAGATGCTGCAAAAATCGAAAAGGTTTTTAAACTTGAAAACCAAGTGGAATCTGAACAGATCGAACAACTTTTTGCGGAAATTCCTGAGGAGATCATCGATATTTCTTATAAAATTCTATCTCATGCTAAAGATACGTTAAATAAAGAATTGAATGAATCGTCTTTTATAGCCATTGCAGACCACTTATATTCCTCGATCCAACGGGCGAAAAAGAATATTCAAGTGAAAAATTTCCTATTATGGGACATCAAACGATTTTTCCCAACGGAATTAGAGATTGCTCGAAGCGCGATTCAAATGGTCAATCAGCAATTACATGTAACACTGACCGATGATGAAGCAGGTTTTCTAGCTCTACATATCACGAATGCTCAAATCGATAGCCGTCACGAAGATGCTATCAGCCTGACTCAATTAATTGAAGAAATCCTGACCGTTATCAAGTATACACTGCGAATTAGTTTCGCTGAAAATGATATTTACTTCCAGCGTTTTATTACACATTTAAAATTTTTCACTGAAAAAGTATTACAAAATAAAACCGATAAACTACCTGAAGATCAAGTGGAAAACGAGTTGTTTTTGTTAGTCACCACACAATATCCCGCAGCATTTGAGGCAACAAAAAAAGTTGCTGAGCTATTAAAAAACCGACGCAATTATACGATGTCAAAGGACGAACAAGTCTATATCACCATTCATTTAGCTCGAATCATCG is a window encoding:
- a CDS encoding GntR family transcriptional regulator translates to MKKREFIVQDLLSKIYQEEFKEGKLPNQRKLAEIYGVSRFTIQQAVKNLEEIGIVRVIQGSGIFVHEKWRNNPLIFNSLTRTPYDRIGSKMIDLKKAPATLEEQKIFQVNELEEIWTFERIRIVNYKIEQLEISKLPVSMFPDLNQQVVEHSIQNYVERKGYRISHYITSYDPITISKEQSQLLLCKRGTPAMQITNRAILEDGQVFEYSSIIAIDYSVTYIRPFDREIHRSRID
- a CDS encoding YoaK family protein; this encodes MYKFHYNKPLITNDSRLFASLMAFSGGAIDVYSHTYFHGLVATQTGNIVLLASNASQKEWYLSVPKILSIFTFTIGFLMCIWIKQSNLSVYWRSFTMLPVIVTSSLVPFFSEQFDLIKIGFLAFGSGLIMLTFTGSKIEDNSYTIMMTSGNYRKMLNEWYLYITSKGKALKARRNAENYTIVVLAFLVGAFLLAFINIFLGKYSIFLPAFTFLFSFFIEIFHAKNISDV
- a CDS encoding helix-turn-helix domain-containing protein — translated: MERLIQNTMIRRVRLLDILIHSNQWVPIKELTKRLNCSQQTLLSDCDYFENEWLDYVVIEISKKLGIRIYMHKNHSVSELYKKMMKNSSDLSLLESFFFYPNRDTSFHTKRLYISESSLYRSYKKLNLVLSDRNMDITHNQDKYVLVGENELQIRLFLILYFCEAYEESEWPFPINKYFIYELTNDAIKIFPFKVTLDSIKFLMYSMAISIIREEQGFTFSVNHNFEKTSDKNRIIFEKIKEILHSKYPKINYEKFCQSIFWWNYILVDYEEKSTIETLSNKYIELLCSSLNIRIAEKNRVALSNWIQFIYVRHRIYPFQEYIIHNRFAQSCVSIRKNYPVYTQEVKDILISLEKQTQFPWYSDYYEELVHETFFHWNELYKQLDKKYSKLVVVVYSDLGEEHEIFLAYLLNNKFPDRVDVHCARKVKLSNVHQCEITCDLCISNYTLKNVDPQNFLVVEDIPSTKNWIDISYCINQKVTIKASRK
- a CDS encoding immunoglobulin-like domain-containing protein, translated to MKNIVLKGSILVYTIFVLTVTMILFIISDQTENFAENKKNDVIKSDLPFGTKYQTIEYGERFSIEEIFDITEKQMEELEVEVINFDSKKIGSTNVMVTFKKNDEISQGNVFLTIIDKDNPIITTTNSTIYTGEEFDPLTEVSAKDNVDGDLSSKIEVSGIVDTSNEGTYKVEYTVSDFSNNQTSKIREVSVIADPNATPVASNLQVVSESQNSEESNLAEVRDQQQSSEIATQANGAVTRIPLIEKDSHENQPNILVINGITIPYQNGGQGSGQSVIDSDPSGSASTWGGIPIQSGDDGLNTHFIGHNPGIFSVLFNVGLGQTISVNDTNGKTTNYYVNNILHLDDFGKDLSTGVDYWDQTIGPTGGERITLQTCISDTENLMVLASK
- the licT gene encoding BglG family transcription antiterminator LicT, producing the protein MEILKILNNNVVIVLNEENEEVILMGNGLGFQMKAGLEVDAAKIEKVFKLENQVESEQIEQLFAEIPEEIIDISYKILSHAKDTLNKELNESSFIAIADHLYSSIQRAKKNIQVKNFLLWDIKRFFPTELEIARSAIQMVNQQLHVTLTDDEAGFLALHITNAQIDSRHEDAISLTQLIEEILTVIKYTLRISFAENDIYFQRFITHLKFFTEKVLQNKTDKLPEDQVENELFLLVTTQYPAAFEATKKVAELLKNRRNYTMSKDEQVYITIHLARIIDKTS